The ANME-2 cluster archaeon genomic interval CACCGGACTGTTTGCTTTACCCTCAAGGACGAACTCCCTGGCAAACTCACCGCTCTGTATCCTGTACAGGGCATCTTCCATAGCAAGTCTTGACTCTTCGTTTATGATCTGCGGACCCACGGTCATACCGCCGTATTCTGCAGTATTTGATACTGAATCCCACATCTTGGCAAGTCCGCCTTCATGGATCAGGTCAACGATAAGTTTCAATTCATGCAACGTCTCGAAATAGGCGATCTCGGGCTGGTACCCTGCATCCACAAGAGTTTCAAATGATGCCTTTATCAAGCTGACCGTACCACCACACAGGTCAACCTGCTCACCGAACAGGTCAGTCTCAGTCTCTTCCAAAAACGTGGTTTCGATAACGCCGGCCCTGGTACAGCCAATACCTCTTGCATAGGCCATTCCAATCTGCCTGGCCTTTCCGGTGGCATCCTGGTGTATTGCCAGCAGACCAGGAACGCCATTGCCTTCGACATACGTCCGCCTGACCAGATGCCCTGGGCTCTTTGGAGCTACCATGAACACATCTACATCGGCGGGTGGAACAATCTGATTATAGTGGATATTAAATCCATGGGAAAAGGACAGTGCGTTCCCTGGTTTAAGATTTGGTGCAATATCATTTTTATATATATCTGTTGCAATCTCGTCAGGAACAAGCATCTGGACAACATCAGCGATTGCTGCTGCTTCT includes:
- the ilvC gene encoding ketol-acid reductoisomerase codes for the protein MVKMYYDSDADLGVLKGKTIAVIGYGSQGHAQAQNLHDSGLNVIVGLREGSRSWAKAKADGLTVKTVSEAAAIADVVQMLVPDEIATDIYKNDIAPNLKPGNALSFSHGFNIHYNQIVPPADVDVFMVAPKSPGHLVRRTYVEGNGVPGLLAIHQDATGKARQIGMAYARGIGCTRAGVIETTFLEETETDLFGEQVDLCGGTVSLIKASFETLVDAGYQPEIAYFETLHELKLIVDLIHEGGLAKMWDSVSNTAEYGGMTVGPQIINEESRLAMEDALYRIQSGEFAREFVLEGKANSPVLKAMERMENEHPIEVVGKKLRAMMPWLNPDKD